The following are encoded in a window of Bacillus sp. SORGH_AS_0510 genomic DNA:
- a CDS encoding YrzI family small protein, which translates to MTLNILFFSITIKKREVDLEKIAQQEMVDKLYDQNKDRQISMHHFM; encoded by the coding sequence ATGACCTTAAATATTTTATTTTTCTCCATCACAATCAAGAAGCGTGAAGTTGATCTAGAGAAAATTGCTCAACAAGAGATGGTTGATAAGCTATACGATCAAAATAAAGATCGTCAAATATCCATGCATCATTTTATGTAA
- a CDS encoding YrhC family protein — translation MKQQAKSLYEKMVDFKRFATILLAVGVFFYLGLIIPSDTKSEMDVNIMVLSSLSFLALSILFFIQSKQCQIKLSEMDEGQDYLMKK, via the coding sequence GTGAAACAACAAGCGAAGAGTTTGTATGAAAAAATGGTTGATTTTAAACGTTTTGCCACGATCTTATTGGCTGTTGGTGTATTTTTTTATTTAGGCTTAATTATTCCGTCGGACACTAAAAGTGAGATGGATGTAAATATAATGGTTCTTTCTTCTTTGTCATTCCTAGCATTATCTATTTTGTTTTTTATACAATCCAAACAATGCCAAATCAAGTTGTCTGAAATGGACGAAGGACAGGATTATCTGATGAAAAAATAA
- a CDS encoding M3 family oligoendopeptidase: protein MTSTTYSDVWNLDVFFEGGSHSPEFTDHLNHTATLIEVFQTKASNWIPLNSPEDRKFLKEILEDFEQAAKKLRQAGAFVSCLQAQNTEDKQAYTLDSKVTSLSAAFQSALSTFDSLLTSISDDVWTQLLEDEQLKVLSFVLTERRTRAKDKLSKDEEALISALGVDGYHSWGQLYDLIVGTIKVSSREDGEEKLLSVGQAFNKFSSPDRSVREAIFKNWEKAWGEQADFLAKTLNHLSGFRLSVYEKRGWEDVLKEPLSINRMEKETLETMWSVISENKQKLVTYLERKAELLGIDKLSWYDLDAPIGKSESKVSYQVGAKFIEQNFALFGEKMASFARTAFEEQWIEGEDRPGKAPGGFCTFFPESDQSRIFMTYSGTPSNVSTLAHELGHGFHTFAMKGVHHLNRNYAMNVAETASTFAEMIVADAAVKNAKNEEEKLVLLDDKIQRTVALLMNIHARFLFETSFYEERKQGPVTADRLNELMLNAQKEAYCEALQEYHPLFWASKLHFFITGVPFYNFPYTFGYLFSLGIYAQALEEGKGYEEKYIALLRDTASMSVEDLAQKHLQVDLTKKDFWEKAVQICLDDIDEFLELSN from the coding sequence ATGACATCCACTACATATTCAGATGTTTGGAACTTAGACGTATTCTTTGAGGGCGGTAGTCATTCACCAGAATTCACTGACCATCTAAATCATACGGCAACATTAATTGAGGTCTTTCAAACTAAGGCAAGCAACTGGATTCCGCTCAATTCACCAGAGGATCGCAAATTTTTAAAAGAAATACTTGAGGATTTTGAGCAAGCGGCAAAAAAACTTCGTCAAGCAGGGGCATTTGTTAGTTGTCTGCAGGCACAAAATACGGAAGATAAACAAGCATATACACTGGACTCAAAAGTAACTAGTTTAAGTGCAGCCTTTCAATCAGCCCTTAGTACCTTTGACAGTCTATTAACCTCAATTAGCGATGACGTTTGGACACAGCTATTAGAAGATGAGCAGTTAAAGGTTCTATCCTTTGTGTTAACAGAGCGGCGTACTCGCGCTAAGGATAAACTATCGAAGGATGAAGAAGCGCTAATTAGTGCCCTAGGGGTCGATGGATATCATAGCTGGGGGCAATTATACGATTTAATCGTCGGGACAATTAAAGTTTCTTCTCGCGAAGATGGAGAGGAAAAACTGCTATCCGTCGGTCAAGCGTTCAACAAGTTCTCAAGCCCTGATAGAAGCGTAAGAGAAGCTATATTTAAAAATTGGGAGAAGGCCTGGGGAGAACAGGCAGACTTTCTTGCAAAAACTCTCAACCACCTCTCAGGCTTCCGTCTAAGTGTTTATGAGAAAAGAGGCTGGGAGGATGTATTAAAAGAACCACTTAGTATTAATCGTATGGAGAAAGAAACGTTGGAAACAATGTGGTCAGTCATTTCCGAAAATAAACAGAAGCTGGTTACCTATTTAGAGCGAAAAGCTGAACTTTTAGGCATCGATAAACTAAGCTGGTATGACCTTGATGCTCCTATTGGAAAATCAGAGTCAAAGGTCTCCTATCAAGTGGGTGCAAAATTTATTGAGCAGAATTTTGCTTTGTTCGGTGAAAAGATGGCTTCCTTTGCCCGAACAGCATTTGAAGAGCAGTGGATTGAAGGTGAGGATCGCCCTGGTAAAGCGCCAGGCGGATTCTGTACGTTCTTCCCTGAAAGCGACCAATCCCGGATCTTTATGACCTATTCCGGAACACCTTCAAACGTGTCTACTCTAGCACATGAACTAGGTCATGGATTCCATACATTCGCCATGAAGGGTGTCCATCATCTTAACCGAAATTATGCCATGAACGTGGCTGAAACCGCCTCTACTTTTGCCGAGATGATTGTTGCAGATGCCGCAGTTAAAAACGCAAAAAACGAGGAAGAAAAACTTGTTCTCCTAGATGATAAGATACAAAGGACGGTTGCTCTTTTAATGAATATTCATGCGCGCTTCCTTTTTGAAACAAGTTTTTATGAGGAGAGAAAGCAAGGGCCAGTAACTGCAGACCGACTAAATGAATTGATGCTTAACGCACAAAAAGAAGCGTATTGTGAGGCTTTACAAGAGTATCATCCTTTATTTTGGGCTTCTAAGCTTCACTTCTTTATAACAGGAGTGCCTTTCTATAACTTCCCATATACCTTTGGCTATCTATTCTCGTTAGGTATTTATGCACAGGCACTTGAAGAAGGCAAAGGATATGAAGAAAAGTATATTGCTTTGTTAAGGGATACCGCTTCTATGTCAGTAGAAGATTTAGCTCAAAAGCATTTGCAGGTAGATTTAACGAAGAAAGACTTTTGGGAAAAAGCCGTTCAAATTTGTCTTGATGACATAGATGAGTTCCTGGAGTTGAGTAACTAG
- a CDS encoding YrrS family protein, whose translation MTNDFNSNSRSGNRAKRKKTNLVLNSLIIIVLLLIIFVAYNIFASGNDNATPKKESPKTEHKETKHDDTQAEKKESNKKEDESSSEAVQEDEQQSEEAAATEQPDESQAVVTEGGSSSNVLKTIENPSWKPVGTTQTGEHTSVYDTNSVDWQEMLQAVSYATGLDGSNMTVYWLGRDKSTQNGSFATVASKDKQQKYNVYLQWVDGEGWMPTRVEELAEIVK comes from the coding sequence ATGACGAATGATTTTAATTCTAACTCGCGTTCAGGTAACCGGGCGAAAAGGAAAAAAACCAATCTTGTCTTAAATAGTTTAATCATCATAGTACTCTTACTTATTATATTTGTTGCTTACAATATCTTTGCCTCAGGGAATGACAATGCTACTCCGAAGAAAGAAAGTCCAAAAACGGAGCACAAAGAAACAAAGCATGATGATACACAAGCTGAGAAGAAAGAGAGTAATAAGAAAGAGGATGAAAGTTCTTCTGAAGCCGTGCAGGAGGATGAACAACAAAGTGAGGAGGCTGCAGCTACTGAACAGCCAGATGAATCACAGGCAGTGGTTACTGAAGGTGGAAGTTCCTCTAATGTGTTAAAGACAATTGAAAATCCAAGCTGGAAGCCTGTAGGAACTACACAAACGGGAGAACATACATCTGTTTATGATACAAATTCTGTCGATTGGCAGGAAATGCTTCAAGCAGTCTCATATGCAACGGGGTTAGATGGCAGTAACATGACAGTGTACTGGCTAGGGAGAGACAAATCGACACAAAATGGCTCGTTTGCTACTGTTGCTTCAAAAGATAAGCAACAAAAATATAATGTATATCTTCAATGGGTGGACGGCGAAGGTTGGATGCCAACAAGAGTCGAAGAACTAGCTGAAATTGTGAAATAA
- a CDS encoding YrzI family small protein, producing MTLNILFLTITIKKRQVSLEEAAHQEMVDKLYEKNRDRQVSMHRFM from the coding sequence ATGACTCTAAATATCCTATTTTTAACTATTACCATTAAAAAGCGACAAGTAAGCCTTGAAGAAGCTGCACATCAAGAAATGGTAGATAAGCTATATGAGAAGAACCGAGATCGCCAGGTATCTATGCATCGTTTCATGTAA
- a CDS encoding response regulator transcription factor — protein sequence MKKILLIDDETLMLDLLSLYLTPRGYECIKMTSAYKAVQYLGAESVDLVLLDVMMPEMDGWDTCQEMREIGDIPIIMLTARSEKIDIVKGLNMGADDYISKPFDEEELIARIEAVLRRKNGPSSIIVFYGLLLNEESFEVSYQGHFVSVTPKEFSLLSLLLKNRNKVFTREHLLTSIWGYAVTTEDRTIDSHVRNLREKLRKSGFPVDDYLTTVWGLGYKWMDKDL from the coding sequence TTGAAGAAAATTCTGCTTATTGATGATGAAACACTGATGTTAGATCTACTTTCCCTTTATTTAACTCCTAGAGGCTATGAGTGCATTAAAATGACATCAGCGTATAAGGCGGTTCAATATCTCGGAGCAGAGAGTGTAGACCTTGTTTTGTTAGATGTCATGATGCCAGAAATGGATGGCTGGGATACATGTCAGGAAATGAGGGAAATTGGGGATATACCAATCATTATGCTTACCGCTCGCAGTGAAAAGATAGATATTGTTAAAGGGTTAAATATGGGTGCTGATGATTATATCTCAAAACCGTTTGATGAGGAAGAGCTGATTGCAAGAATAGAAGCAGTATTAAGAAGAAAAAATGGGCCATCAAGCATAATTGTTTTTTATGGGCTTTTGCTTAATGAAGAATCCTTTGAGGTATCCTACCAGGGTCATTTTGTTTCTGTAACACCAAAGGAATTTTCCTTACTTTCCCTTTTATTGAAAAATAGAAATAAAGTGTTTACCCGAGAGCATTTGCTTACATCCATTTGGGGATATGCAGTAACAACAGAAGATCGGACCATTGATTCGCATGTAAGAAATTTACGGGAAAAATTACGGAAATCAGGTTTTCCTGTTGACGATTATTTGACAACTGTATGGGGACTAGGGTATAAGTGGATGGATAAGGATTTATAA
- a CDS encoding bifunctional cystathionine gamma-lyase/homocysteine desulfhydrase — translation MKRKTKLIHGGISQDPATGAVSFPIYQVSTYKQEGVGGHKGFEYSRTGNPTRNALEELIKDIEGGTAGFAFGSGMAAITAVIMLFNSGDHVILTDDVYGGTFRVMTKVLNRFGIDSTFVDTSNLDNIKSEIKPNTKAIYLETPTNPLLKVTDIEAAAKLAKEHQLLTIVDNTFSTPYWQNPIELGADIVLHSATKYIGGHSDVVAGLVVVNSEKLAEDLHFVQNSTGGVLGPQDSWLLIRGIKTLGIRMEETEENTAAIVEFLQSHPKVKKVFYPGIESHPNHEIAKKQARGFGGMVSFDVGSAENADRLLSKIHYFTLAESLGAVESLISVPARMTHASIPAERRAELGITDGLVRISVGLEDVEDLIEDLTQALE, via the coding sequence TTGAAAAGAAAAACAAAATTGATTCATGGGGGAATTAGCCAGGACCCAGCAACCGGAGCGGTATCTTTTCCAATATACCAAGTGAGTACCTACAAGCAGGAAGGAGTAGGGGGTCATAAGGGATTTGAGTATTCAAGAACTGGAAACCCTACAAGGAACGCGCTTGAGGAATTAATTAAAGATATTGAGGGTGGAACGGCTGGCTTTGCTTTTGGTTCAGGAATGGCGGCAATTACGGCAGTCATCATGCTATTTAATAGCGGAGATCACGTTATTCTTACGGATGATGTCTATGGTGGAACATTCCGTGTAATGACAAAGGTATTAAACCGATTCGGAATTGATTCTACATTTGTTGACACTAGTAATTTAGACAATATTAAGAGTGAAATCAAACCGAATACAAAGGCGATTTATTTAGAAACACCGACCAACCCATTACTTAAAGTGACAGATATTGAAGCAGCGGCAAAGCTTGCCAAGGAACACCAGCTATTGACTATTGTAGATAATACGTTTTCAACCCCATATTGGCAAAATCCAATTGAGTTAGGAGCCGATATTGTCTTACACAGTGCAACAAAATACATTGGTGGACATAGTGATGTAGTAGCTGGTTTAGTGGTTGTAAATAGTGAAAAATTAGCTGAAGATCTTCACTTCGTGCAAAATTCTACAGGCGGTGTATTAGGCCCGCAGGATTCTTGGCTTTTAATCCGTGGTATTAAGACTCTAGGTATTCGTATGGAAGAAACCGAAGAAAATACTGCTGCAATTGTAGAGTTTTTACAGTCCCATCCTAAGGTTAAAAAGGTTTTTTATCCGGGTATTGAATCGCACCCCAATCATGAGATTGCCAAAAAGCAAGCGAGAGGTTTCGGCGGGATGGTCTCCTTTGATGTTGGAAGTGCTGAAAATGCAGATAGATTATTAAGTAAGATTCATTATTTTACATTGGCAGAAAGCCTAGGTGCGGTCGAAAGCTTAATTTCTGTTCCTGCGCGAATGACACATGCTTCCATTCCGGCTGAGCGTCGTGCGGAATTAGGAATTACAGATGGATTAGTCCGTATATCCGTGGGACTAGAAGATGTAGAGGATCTAATTGAAGATTTAACACAAGCATTAGAATAA
- a CDS encoding class I SAM-dependent methyltransferase yields MGREFLEIFEQWADSYDDTVFGYDREYKGVFLRYEEILGAVAEKSKGHVVEFGVGTGNLTQKLIVKGLKVTGVEPSPSMRKIAHDKLDGKVELHDGDFLHFPETKAIDTLVSTYAFHHLTDDEKAKSIGFYGKLLSKGGRIVFADTMFESEEDYKQQIVKAKNDGFHNLAKDLETEYYTTIPFLKNILEKNCFSVTFTRFNDFVWLMEGVKQ; encoded by the coding sequence ATGGGAAGAGAATTTCTAGAAATCTTTGAGCAGTGGGCCGATTCTTATGATGATACAGTCTTTGGATATGATCGAGAGTATAAAGGAGTATTTTTAAGATATGAGGAAATATTGGGGGCAGTTGCCGAAAAGTCCAAAGGACATGTGGTTGAATTCGGCGTTGGTACAGGAAATCTGACACAGAAACTAATAGTAAAAGGTCTTAAGGTAACAGGAGTTGAACCTTCCCCTTCCATGCGGAAAATTGCGCATGATAAACTTGACGGAAAAGTGGAACTGCATGATGGAGATTTTCTGCATTTTCCGGAAACAAAAGCAATTGATACACTGGTTAGTACTTATGCTTTTCATCATCTTACCGATGATGAAAAAGCAAAGTCTATTGGTTTCTATGGCAAGCTCCTTTCAAAAGGTGGTAGAATAGTCTTTGCGGATACGATGTTTGAATCAGAGGAAGATTATAAGCAACAAATCGTTAAAGCAAAAAATGATGGCTTTCATAACCTGGCAAAAGATTTGGAAACCGAATATTATACAACGATTCCATTTTTAAAAAATATATTAGAAAAAAACTGTTTTAGCGTTACATTTACGCGCTTCAACGATTTTGTCTGGTTAATGGAAGGCGTAAAACAATAA
- the mtnN gene encoding 5'-methylthioadenosine/S-adenosylhomocysteine nucleosidase — MKIAIIGAMEEEVTLLRDHIEGKTQETVAGCEFTFGTMHGVDVILLRSGIGKVNAAMSTTILLEKYKPDYIINTGSAGGFNPSLNVGDAVISTEVRHHDVDVTAFGYEYGQVPQLPAAFLADEKLIEVAETVSKQLDKFQIVKGLIVTGDSFMEDPERVEFVRSKFNELQAVEMEAAAIAQVAHRFGVPFVIIRSLSDIAGKESEISFDQFIDKAATNSATLVMNMVAALK, encoded by the coding sequence ATGAAAATCGCAATCATCGGAGCAATGGAAGAGGAAGTAACGTTACTAAGAGATCATATTGAAGGGAAAACACAAGAAACGGTAGCTGGCTGTGAATTTACATTCGGTACCATGCATGGTGTAGATGTGATCTTGCTCCGCTCAGGAATTGGCAAGGTTAACGCGGCCATGTCAACAACTATCTTACTTGAAAAATATAAGCCTGATTATATTATCAACACTGGTTCTGCTGGCGGTTTTAACCCTTCTTTGAATGTGGGCGATGCGGTCATTTCAACTGAAGTTCGTCATCATGACGTAGATGTAACAGCATTTGGATATGAATACGGTCAGGTTCCACAGCTTCCAGCTGCATTTTTAGCTGATGAAAAGTTAATTGAGGTTGCTGAAACAGTATCAAAGCAACTGGATAAGTTTCAAATCGTTAAAGGTTTGATCGTAACTGGGGATTCTTTTATGGAAGATCCTGAAAGAGTGGAATTTGTACGTTCGAAATTTAATGAGTTACAAGCAGTGGAAATGGAGGCAGCAGCGATTGCACAAGTTGCCCATCGATTTGGAGTTCCATTCGTCATCATTCGCTCTCTGTCTGATATTGCTGGAAAAGAATCCGAGATATCTTTCGATCAATTTATTGATAAGGCCGCAACTAATTCTGCCACGTTAGTAATGAATATGGTGGCCGCATTAAAATAG
- a CDS encoding PLP-dependent cysteine synthase family protein: MKVYKNVHELIGHTPMVEITQFQLPEGVRIFAKLEFMNPGGSVKDRLGMELLEEAFSSGKLRTGGTVIEPTAGNTGIGLALAAINKGIEVVLCVPEKFSIEKQELMKALGAKIVHTPTEKGMKGAIAKAKELVQEIPGAYCPQQFGNPANPETYYKTLGPEIWEQLDGQLHVFVAGAGTGGTFMGTARYLKEQSAKVKTVIVEPEGSILNGGESGPHKTEGIGMEFLPDYMDTHYFDAIYTVLDEHAFSLVKELAAKEGLLVGSSSGAAFHAALEEAEISPPGTNIVVVFPDGSERYLSKKIFEGGI; encoded by the coding sequence ATGAAGGTTTATAAAAATGTTCATGAACTAATTGGACACACACCAATGGTAGAAATCACACAATTCCAGTTGCCTGAAGGTGTTCGTATCTTTGCAAAACTAGAATTTATGAACCCAGGAGGAAGTGTCAAAGACCGACTTGGAATGGAGTTGCTTGAAGAGGCATTTTCTAGTGGGAAGCTACGCACAGGTGGAACAGTCATTGAACCAACGGCTGGAAATACGGGTATCGGATTAGCTCTTGCAGCTATAAACAAAGGTATTGAAGTGGTTCTATGTGTTCCTGAAAAGTTCAGCATTGAAAAGCAGGAATTAATGAAGGCTCTTGGGGCCAAAATTGTTCATACTCCGACGGAAAAGGGAATGAAAGGTGCGATTGCTAAGGCTAAGGAATTGGTTCAGGAAATTCCAGGTGCATACTGTCCACAGCAATTTGGAAACCCAGCTAATCCTGAAACATACTATAAAACGCTTGGTCCTGAAATTTGGGAGCAGCTTGATGGACAATTACATGTATTTGTCGCGGGTGCGGGTACTGGTGGAACGTTCATGGGTACGGCTCGTTATTTAAAAGAGCAGAGCGCTAAAGTAAAAACCGTCATTGTAGAACCTGAGGGTTCTATTTTAAACGGTGGGGAATCAGGGCCGCACAAAACAGAGGGTATTGGAATGGAATTTTTGCCTGATTATATGGATACCCACTACTTTGATGCTATTTATACTGTGTTGGATGAACATGCGTTTAGTCTTGTTAAAGAATTAGCAGCGAAGGAAGGCCTTCTTGTCGGCAGTTCTTCTGGTGCTGCCTTTCATGCGGCATTAGAAGAAGCTGAAATATCACCGCCAGGTACCAATATTGTCGTTGTTTTTCCAGACGGAAGCGAAAGATACTTAAGTAAGAAGATATTTGAAGGGGGTATTTAG
- the greA gene encoding transcription elongation factor GreA — protein sequence MATEKVFPMTQAGKDKLVQEVEYLKSVKRKEVVERIKIARSFGDLSENSEYDSAKEEQAFVEGRITTLENMIRNAKIIAEGEMASDSVTLGSSVTFVELPDGEEETYTIVGSAEADPFEGKISNDSPIAKSLIGKKVGDQVSVQTPGGEMNVRIVSIK from the coding sequence TTGGCTACAGAAAAAGTATTTCCAATGACACAAGCAGGTAAAGATAAGCTTGTACAAGAAGTTGAGTATTTAAAATCAGTTAAACGTAAAGAAGTTGTAGAAAGAATTAAAATCGCAAGAAGCTTTGGTGATCTATCTGAAAACTCTGAGTATGATTCTGCGAAAGAAGAGCAGGCATTTGTTGAAGGTAGAATTACAACTTTAGAAAATATGATTCGCAACGCTAAAATTATCGCAGAAGGTGAAATGGCAAGCGATTCAGTGACATTAGGAAGCTCTGTTACTTTTGTCGAACTACCTGATGGTGAAGAAGAAACTTATACAATCGTCGGAAGCGCTGAGGCAGACCCGTTTGAAGGAAAGATTTCTAACGATTCTCCGATTGCAAAAAGCTTGATTGGTAAGAAGGTTGGCGACCAAGTGTCTGTTCAAACTCCTGGCGGCGAAATGAATGTTCGCATTGTATCAATTAAATAA
- a CDS encoding DUF2536 family protein → MNFQFELIEDKVEFFEATNLKTLQKKIESQIDENRAIMLGVHSVSHQMHVNDNGQTYFTAVVHFKKK, encoded by the coding sequence ATGAATTTTCAATTTGAATTAATCGAAGATAAAGTGGAGTTTTTTGAGGCAACAAACCTTAAAACCTTACAAAAGAAAATTGAGTCACAAATTGATGAGAACAGAGCAATTATGCTAGGAGTTCACTCCGTATCACATCAGATGCATGTAAATGACAATGGCCAAACCTATTTTACAGCAGTAGTCCATTTTAAAAAGAAATAA
- a CDS encoding penicillin-binding protein 2 produces the protein MWRKRAIGWLIICITGLVLLLVRLMQIQLIETETFSKHNVNLLEESVNQRTQELVIDNGRGNFLDRNGTMLTHKKVSVLVLFPFLKKTDWQVDKVAEISGIPVNGLKFAVEGAKKPFAYGDPDPIELTSSQMKSINELKIPGVFAIEKKFERSAIPAEQLIGLTGENARELKKRYPDKELSEKTLLGVSGLEESFDEFLLPEGKSKLVYHVDGGGAPLFGINVKYVDPANPFYPVNIRTTIDKNIQQKAEELADRYQIKKGGLVLLNIEDNSILAMVSRPTINKNDPYNGAGITNLMLKQQIMGSVFKTVVAAAAMDQNLDDPSRLFDCSKKINGKPELKYNYGMLNFTTSFARSCNRTFGELAKELQKKDSHILENYAEKLSLTGLVGWQGEVYHTSDFKQLPDEDKGRVFVSDAARKDPNYIAMSGIGQHEVRATPLAVANMMATIARGGKKEMVRAVSKVEYKNGTTMIDFKEQNLKEDSISPYTAMKLQKLLREVVINPNGTGRWFKDLPYEVAGKSGTAETGKYNDGKQLHNKWFAGYFPFQNPKYALVAVNLDVTDSEGGVNLLFADMVKEIYEKDTRKE, from the coding sequence ATGTGGAGAAAACGAGCAATTGGCTGGCTCATAATTTGTATAACAGGCCTTGTGCTTCTTTTAGTACGTTTAATGCAAATCCAATTAATTGAGACAGAGACCTTTTCTAAGCATAATGTAAATTTGCTTGAAGAGAGTGTTAATCAAAGAACGCAGGAGCTAGTGATTGATAATGGCAGAGGAAATTTTCTTGACCGAAACGGCACGATGCTTACACATAAAAAAGTGTCAGTACTCGTTTTATTCCCATTTCTTAAAAAGACCGATTGGCAAGTAGATAAGGTTGCTGAAATATCAGGTATACCTGTTAATGGATTAAAGTTTGCTGTGGAAGGTGCGAAAAAACCCTTTGCTTACGGAGACCCTGATCCCATTGAACTGACATCCTCGCAAATGAAGAGTATTAATGAGTTAAAGATACCGGGAGTTTTTGCAATAGAGAAGAAGTTTGAGCGTTCTGCTATTCCAGCTGAGCAATTAATAGGACTAACTGGTGAGAATGCAAGGGAATTGAAGAAACGTTATCCCGATAAGGAACTATCGGAAAAGACACTGCTCGGCGTATCAGGCCTTGAAGAGAGCTTTGATGAATTTCTCCTGCCTGAAGGGAAATCCAAGCTTGTCTACCATGTGGATGGAGGAGGAGCCCCGCTTTTTGGAATAAACGTTAAATATGTTGATCCAGCTAATCCTTTTTATCCAGTTAATATTCGGACCACGATTGATAAAAACATCCAACAAAAAGCGGAGGAATTAGCTGATCGATACCAAATAAAAAAGGGTGGGCTAGTCCTTTTGAATATTGAGGATAATAGTATATTGGCCATGGTGTCACGGCCCACTATCAATAAAAATGACCCTTATAATGGTGCCGGAATAACGAACTTAATGCTTAAACAGCAAATTATGGGGTCTGTTTTTAAAACGGTGGTTGCAGCAGCGGCTATGGACCAAAATTTAGATGATCCATCCCGATTGTTTGACTGTAGTAAAAAAATTAATGGTAAACCAGAATTAAAATATAATTATGGCATGTTGAATTTCACAACAAGCTTTGCAAGAAGTTGTAACCGCACGTTCGGGGAACTGGCAAAGGAATTGCAAAAAAAGGATAGTCATATACTTGAGAACTATGCTGAGAAGTTGTCTCTGACTGGGTTAGTTGGTTGGCAGGGGGAAGTGTACCATACTAGTGACTTCAAGCAGCTTCCTGATGAAGACAAAGGAAGGGTATTTGTATCTGATGCAGCAAGAAAAGACCCAAACTATATTGCGATGTCAGGTATCGGACAGCACGAGGTTCGAGCTACTCCATTAGCTGTAGCGAATATGATGGCCACGATTGCCAGAGGCGGCAAAAAGGAAATGGTAAGGGCAGTCTCAAAAGTAGAATACAAAAATGGGACAACCATGATTGATTTCAAAGAGCAGAACTTAAAGGAAGACTCGATCTCCCCTTATACAGCAATGAAACTACAAAAATTACTACGTGAAGTGGTTATTAATCCAAATGGGACAGGGAGATGGTTTAAAGACCTTCCTTATGAAGTAGCAGGGAAATCCGGTACTGCTGAAACGGGAAAATATAATGATGGGAAGCAATTACATAATAAATGGTTTGCTGGTTACTTCCCATTTCAAAATCCCAAATATGCGTTGGTAGCAGTCAATTTGGACGTAACCGACTCAGAAGGCGGCGTTAATTTACTATTTGCAGATATGGTAAAAGAGATCTATGAAAAAGATACTAGAAAAGAGTAG